CATGATATTATATTGTTCTTTTTTGAAGAAATAATCATGTGAGGAATAAAGGATTGACATGAATCTCATTTATAATCAATTGAAGAGTTACAATGTAGCAATTTTAGCAATTTGGAGAGAATTGATGAGACTGAGGTGTCGCATATCATTGATAGCaatatttaggttttttttttttacaaaaaagaaaacgatattcattcattccaataatcgATAGagcactagtagaaaaaagcttttttacatctggcgaaaaacactttttacatctgaaaaatttcagatgtaggcgcacgagacttagtaagtatacacgttttacatctggcgtagtcagatgtaaaaaaacactttttacctctgaccaaggcgaaaatcaaatattatttttttaaatttaaattggaccttttacatctgactaaGTCCACCAAATgtgaaatcttaatttttttttttgaaaaacctgcggtttttttatatattttaaatttttttttttattaaaaaaatctaacccacaatgctaacaatataacataacttgcatcaagaacataatactaaaattcaacattcaacatcaatagccaaattcaacattcaagatatatatagtaataatgtcaTTAAAGTACAACCACATTGtaatccaaaatacaaaacatcataataattaatactaatccatccaaaatacaaattaaaacatattctGATATGCATATCAAAACAGCATTACAATATTCTTGGCAAAGAGGAAGATAAATCAAAACAGTATTACAATATGTTCGGAAAAACAATATAAAGTAGCTCTAGACAGCAATAATGATTCAAGCCTAACCTATAGTGTTGCAACCTTGACTGCAGTGGCATGCCCATCTTACCTTTCTAATCGGGGATTCAAATTGAGCTGGCTTATCTCCCTTCAATGAGTCATGTGATACTTGATTGTCTTCTTTCCCCTCGTCAACCTGTGAAGTTTGTGAAAGTTCAGGGCAATATTGCGCAAGTGCAAGCAAACAAGTACATAATTTTCAATCTACATACTTAAATATCATGACACTTAACTCCAAATTAATCATGTTGGCCAGTaacaataaaaattctaaataagaTGTTCAACTTACATCAAAATAATGTGTGCACACAAGATACTCATGGAGCTTGCCTTTCTCCAGCCAAAACTAGACAAATCATGCTTGTCCtttgcataaatttttttttccacctattataacaaaaaacaaattccAACACTTATTACTAAATTGTCAAAAGGCTAGCACCAAAATTTATAATGTCAAAATAACTTTGTAAATTGTGTCAAAACTCATGAGAATATCTCAATATTCAATATCCCAAAGGAACTTTATTCATTGTTGTAACATTGGATAACTCCAAGCCTACTGTAAAACACTATGCAATAACATTCTAACTCAAGAGTTTTAGCTTGGTTACTAAATAAAAAGTTTCTAGTTTCATCTCCAAACAAAGCAAATTTAATTGAGTTACTAAATAATTGTTTTCTTCTAaaccatgatcattctctttttaaaatagcatgaaaattttgaaaacaagCATAATAGATATACTATACATGCCTCGGCCTCTCAATAAAACATGGCTAGTTCAAACATTTCATTCCCAAAACCAATAATCTACTTGGTTCACATGCAAAAATTTGTTTGCATGAGTATATACATTGATAATGACTTGTCATGTGGAGACTGATGAACACTCATTTGGCATTTTCTCAAAATCTTTCTTCCACGAAACTTCGATGAGTCATACAGGACCACTATTACATAAGAATAAGAACCACAAAATTAATGTGAATTCACaaagttttaaaaaacaaaaattgataatgGAATTGCATGTTATACGAGcgcttttattttattttttaattgaaaaattatacCAGCCCCGTAGGATCTATGAATTCTTTTCTTGTATAATGATAATCATTATATCATAATTAATCATataattatgtttttattttcctttttctttttattcctCATTTTGAAATCTGATTAATCAACGAAAAAGCTGGGGAAAATGAAACTGTAATCCTCATCTAATATAGTCCTCTAAaaaatgtctttatttttttggtatatttctttctacttatattattattattattattattattattattattgttatacaATCtactttttcaaaaacaaaaaaaaaaaaaaaaagagactttTATGTTAGAAAATTTTCCTTGTGtactttttcaaaaacaaaaaaaaaaaagacttttatatatgttaaaaaatatgaattacaatttgattttatggtttttttttttgaaacattgaTTTTATGGTGTTTGAATTTAAGTTTTGCAAAATTTTCTCGGTCATTCTCACCGCAATTATTAGGAATTTGGATCCTAATGCAGCTTCCACATCAAAATAGTTTTATGTTGCTATTTTAATTTACTTGGTAAAATATAGGtttaaatgcatttttatttCCCTATTTTTGTTGAATCGGAATTTTACTCTCTAatttaaaatccaaaattttaaccctcctattttataattatttggaTTTTGCCCCTATGATATTTGCTATCAAATAGATACATGTTCATAAAATACCAATTTCAATAAGCTTTTCATATTAACTTTTgtaaacaaaacaacttatacaataatttatatataaacacCTATGATAAATCacattaattacttaatttcAACATGTATAAAGCTATTTGGTGACAAATATCATAAAATGggacaaaatccaaaaaatcataaaataaaagggTTAAAATtccgaattttaaaataggggataaaTTCTGATtcaatcaaaatagggggataaaACTCCATCTAAgcttaaaatataataaaaaaaaatcatttgctTGAAAAAGAAAGACAATCCTTAAATTACTTGGtaaaatataatagaaaaaaaaggctttattagtaaaatagtcccttaaagactttttttgtttcacattggtcccttaaaaaaagaggttcgaataggtcccttaaataCATCTTCGTTAATTAGTTTGGTtttttccgtccattttttccAGAAACCGTTAAGTAGTGTACACGTGGCACTGTGGCTGCTTACATGGCATACATTATGTGGTAAATCGTGACGGCTTACATGACATATATGTAGTAAATCATTTAAGCGTTTCTGGAAAAactggacggaaaggaccaaactaATTAACGGATATATCTTTAAGGACCTAttcgaactttttttttaagggacctattcagacttttttttaagGGGTCATTGtgaaactaaaaatatctttaagggaccattttattaattaagaaaaaaaaattaaatagctAGCTAGCCAGGGCTGGTTTTATTCTTCTGAAATATCCGTACTTCTCTCCTTATATTGAAAAAAGCATCCGTACTTTTCTACCGCGATATAAATTTCATTTGACATTCTAGTATCAGTGGTATGTATGTATTTGTATCTTACTTACATTATGTGTGGTTTAgaagaaagtgagaggaaatAAAGTCAGAGAAAGGGAAAAGGAGTGGAAATAGGATGGTTACTGGTTCCATTAATTGTTTGgagtaatttaatttttatttttggactaAATTGAgcaattaatcattttttttaaatcaaatgtaCTCTCTGTGTACAATTGTAAAGATTAATTTTCTCGAAGTAACTGATATTCATATAAGAGGTTGATATcttctaacaattttttttttaactcaattgagcaattaatcaattttataatgtactaaaaataaaatacaattatCCAGATTATTCTTGCCGCAATCATCAACATTGGCTTTAACAAAATGAAGGGAGGGAGCTTCTCATTTTTTAAGAAACTCTATCAATAACAAGTTTTTTCAAATATGTAATCTTTAGATAAAATTATCATCAACaactatttttcaaattttatattgaaacTAGAGACTTGTACAaatgatatttaagtttattattatgttcaagtagaaaatttatttaaaataaaatattaataatactccttctagttattattatatgttCTGGACGAGTAGAACATATGGTTCCTTCAAGTAGGCTGGAAAATGTACCTGTAAAAATGTTAGCAATTCAACGTTCAAGTTAGTATTTGCTCAATGTGAAAAATAGTTCAAGTCAGTCTTGCACAATCAGTCCTACACAAACTAGCTGTTACGCGCTCTGAATAATGTTCATTTTGGCCTCAAGATTTCCCAGTGCATCacatgttggacaagatcaagacttttttctacaggtggttgaaagcgacgagttGTATTTTTGCTTTGAACTgtcatagctggtggtctagtcttATGCTTTGTTTGGAccttgtatagtttcttttggttcgTGTATCTTGACTCTTTGTATCCTTACTTAGTCTTTCTTGGCACCTCTTGAGATGGGaagatgatatatatatatatatatatatatatatatatatatatatatatatatatatcattttggtttgttcaaAAAAGTATTTGCTCGATGTGAGATATTGTAAATTGGGTAAGAATGTGTATCTTGAGGATGAATGCGCATgtgcatatataaaataatgatGTGCATAACAATTTATGAGTCCCTCCATGTGAGTGGAATGAGTCACAAACATCTTATAAGGGGATCATTTATTCGCTAGTGTTGATGAATTATACAAATACATTAGACTTCCGGGATATGTCATTTATACATTATGCATGAAGCTCTATGAAGATGATACACATTAGTTAAATGTATACGTGTTGATGGGTTGTGACGAAATGGGCTACTTATGTCTATGGGTCTTTGGCCAGTCCAGAACAGTTGCCCTCATGTCCTTACTATATGTGATATAATAAGGATTTAAATATTCACTCTTGAGGAATCAAGATGGAAAGTGTGTTCACTATATGTGAAAAATCTTCAATAGGATGGATGTTAGGGAGTACGGATGTACTTTAGCAAACGTTTATCTTGTGTGTCTTTATAGACTGTCTATGGTGGCATAGGAACATTGTGAAAGTGAAACACTTTTGGGATATCTTTTGCTCCTCATAGCGGTTAGCACGTGCTGACGTGTACTCTATGCGGAAATGAAGAGACATTTTAGGGAACAATAATTGCCATGTTTCCCACTCGTTCGTAGGTGTACAACAACGTGCCTAGATTCATTTGAGTGCAAAGATACTTCCAAGATGACCCTTCAAACAACGCTTCGTTTACTTCCCCCATCATTGAATAAAACTTCAACGTTTTCTCGTTAGGAAGTATTTCCTCTTCGCCGCTCCCTTCGTAAGACATGTTCACCCCGAGAGCGTCACCATTCATATCTTCCATCTGGCCAAAGTTTTCACACTCCTTTTTGCTCCACTGCTCAAAGCGTGCATATTAACATCAAATCGAGCATTAATATATTCGGTGGCTCTTGTTCACGTAATAATCTCCACTctccacatgtaataattatTCATAAATCCAACCTTCTCTAAATGATCTATGACATCTTTTGACCTCTGAATTAACTCATACATATATTTAAGACACAAAAATCTTATCTCTCCCGCTCTTTTAACAATATCTTGTTACACCGTGGAAGTAACAAATTCTTCAACGATCCATCTTTAAAACGCGCTTTAATTTCCCTTCTACCATGATATTTCTATCATACATCCAAATTTAATGAGAAAAATGGAGGAAGGgttattgaagaagaagatgagtgAGGGTATGCTAGGTTACTTTGAGATACTTGTGTGAGAGAAAACGTGTTTGTCTGAAAAATGAAATATACTATAgatacactacaagaaaacaacgTATTACTGGCGGTCAAAAGCCCTCAataatgcacaaatttcgtcAAAATTGCATGCATTATTGGCGGCCAAGGGCCCTCTGGAAAATGCTCGCCGGTAATGTTTACTggcggcccaggaccgtcaataacgttactgacggcctggagccgcCAATAATGCACAACGGTCAAATCAAAAAGCATCCTCATTTGTGACGGCCTGCAGCCGCCAATAACGGAATTCGAGGGTGAATTTCTGGCGGACTGCAGCCGTCGGTAATGCactatgaattttaaaaaaataatttaataatttaattatttaaaaatcaataatattgatttttaaataattaaattattaaattattttttaaaaattcgaGTTTTAAAaagaggaatataaatatactgtttttttggaaaaaaataaattcttttttttaaaaaatatttactgtTTTCGAAatgttcaaaattaaatttatttttttaattttttttacaaaaacaataatttttatacatagtgataataaaatgttagtaacaattaataactattactaagtatacggtcaaaaaaaactatcactaagtattataaaataaaattacgttacttacttgggtgccgagtagattcttacttggcgcgctcctaacccacaaactccgctcctaacccacgacctccgatgccacgagaataagacttgctaataaaaatggtaaacaacaaatattagaacatatacatttaaataacaaagcaaaaattttaactttgtaaaagtaaaatacaaacacttaccactttttggatGAAGATATGAAAGTTAAAAGTATGAAATTTAggagagaagttagagaaaatttagagagagaatggaaatgTTAAAATGAAGTGAAGTAGAATGGATTTGTTGAGGAGTTATATATAGGAGAAGTAGGAGAagtgaattaaataaaatattcacGTAACGTTCACATTTGAAATTCGAATTTGTACATTACTGGCGGCCCCTGACCGCCACAAATGCTCAACGGTAATTGTATTACTGGCGGCCTGCAGCCGTCGTAAATACTGACACCTTTTACGTCGTTCAAGATGCATTACTGGCGGCCCCTAGCCGCCACTAATGTTCAATTTGACCGTTTTGAATTTTTACGTCGTCCAAGATGCATTACTGGCGGCCTTATACGTTATTGACGGCTGGGAGCCTTCAATAACCCACAAATAcattactgagggcttttaGCCCTCAATAAGTTTGGTCAATAATgttatgttttcttgtagtgatataACCATCCATCTTCCTTTTTGTTCTATTTTGCTTTCAATATGGTCTTTGCCTACTTGGCATCAGATTTTAAACGGAAGTGACATGTATTAGTCAACGAAGTCAACAAACCGTCGTCGGCACTATCAAACGGTTCTTTGCTAAAAATTAATGTTAGAGACTATTCTGACTAACGGAAGTTACATTtatagattttaaaatatttttttatgattcaagGATTATTATGATAACGAGTGACACtttcaagaaataaaataactcTATATGCTCAGACAAAATGCTAAAAAGTGCACAGTAAAACATAAGACTAAAATTCTGAAGattaaagttcaaattcaatcaaaataaaatgttgAAACTGCATTTAAGTGAAAGATAAATCAAGGAGTAATTGATATTGCAAAATAAAAAGGTATGGGCCTTAGGGATACCCTCACGTAGGTACGAGGCAGTTAATGCTCATTTATAGACAAAGAATGGTACAATAGTATGAACATGTATCTACTGATATACATTTATCATTAATGGTTATGTGGTCACCACTCtgtctctctcacacacacccTATACATCACTAAAACGAATGTTTGGCTACTACAAGTCTACAACCATTATCCATAAGCACCAACTTTTACATCCAAAAGAAAATGGACACGACACATTCATTTCAACGTGTTTTCTTCCTTATTATTGCCAACGCGGTTCCTTAACATAATTCTAAgcctctttctctctttttttcttttattttagttttcactACCTATATCCAGCTTACTAGAACGTCTAATCGGATTTGGAGATCAGTTCTGACATAAAGTGATTTCAGCCCCTCCAAATCTCATTTGCAGAGAGAATCGAACTGTGATCCTCCTTATCAAATTCAACAACACAGATCATCATTGGATCACTTAACAATTGGTCAATTGTAAATCTCTCTTTGGAAAATGATAGTGAAGAAACTATAACAAATAAGaatttacaaaaatatgttaaaaataatttgaaaacaacttatcaacatgttataaaatatttcttaaaTTCTCTCAAACAATTTTATGGTTGTTCAGACTAGTTGTTTCAACTTCACCATTCTACATTTGTTGAGGTATTGTCTTGTTTGAGATTTGTACAAGGCATCATAAGTTTAATCTTTGTAAAAAACATTTCATTATATTGAAAAGTGTGTGTTATTTATAAACTGATTTTAGCctcaatttttaaataaagtaGGAATATTTTTGTGTACTAGAATATCGATCAATAATTTCAAAGTGGAAGTATTTTTGTgtactaaaatattatttaattttattggaTTTCTAATGTATTTGGCATATGTTACAGGTCACatacattatttattaaattaacctaaaaaagaattttatttttttaattaagaatCAAAAACTGTAAAATTaccaaatttaaaatataaaccgTGTGTTATCAAAATCAGACATCCCACAACCATTGACCCCAAGTAACACTTGTGTTACGTATATGAAAAtgattactattattattgtaCCAACATCAATAATACACCTGTTTGTTTACAacttacattaaaaaaaaaatcgtgtaCTAAGTATTGTCGTACGTTCAAAGGCAGCATCCAACCTAGAAGTGATTATCTTTAAATAGCTTCCGTATTCCACTCTTCACTACACCACATAACTTACTCTTCTTTTCCTTTCCTTTCCTTTCCTTTCCTTTCACCCAAATATACTTCAAAACAGCCATTATTTTAATAGTGCGTGGCTCTTGAAGTTTAGTTTCTTTAAAGATTATTCATTAATCTCCAAAAGCACGTTAGAAAATCTCCAGCACCAATAATCATTAACCACGGCAACTCTAAACCCAAACAAATCCTTATCTATCTTAAATCAGTTAGATATAAGGTACAAAACGACACCGTTATGGCAGAAAACACGCAAATTCAAACACAAAACGAGTCAAAACGCGTCGTTTTGTTCGGTAAATACGAAATTGGAAGATTATTGGGCGTTGGTGCATCCGCGAAGGTGTATCACGCGACAAACGTTGAAAACGGGAAGAGCGTGGCGGTGAAAGTCATAAGCAAGAAAAAACTCATCAATGGAGAATTCGCCGCCAACATTGAACGCGAGATCTCAATTCTCCGCCGTCTCCACCACCCTAACATCATTGACCTGTTTGAAGTTCTCGCATCGAAGTCCAAAATTTACTTCATCGTTGAATTCGCCGCCGCCGGCGAACTCTTCGAAGAAGTAGCAGGCAAAGAAAAGCTTACTGAAGGCCACGCTAGAAGATACTTCCGGCAACTCATCTCCGCCGTGAAACACTGTCACTCTCGCGGCGTTTTCCACCGCGATCTTAAACTCGATAATCTTTTACTCGACGAGAATGATAATCTCAAAGTAACGGATTTCGGTTTAAGCGCCGTTAAAAACCAGATCCGACCCGACGGTTTACTTCACACCGTTTGTGGTACACCGTCCTACGTGGCACCGGAGATACTCGCGAAGAAAGGCTACGATGGTGCGAAAGCTGATGTATGGTCATGCGGCGTCGTTTTGTTTGCTCTTACTACAGGGTATTTACCGTTTAATGATTATAATATTACCGTGCTTTATAGAAAAATTTACCGCGGTCAATTTCGTTTACCGAAAGAGATATCTTGTGATCTGAAGAATCTCTTATCACGTTTGTTGGAAACGAATCCTAAGACAAGGATAACCGTTGATGAGATTCTTGAAGACCCGTGGTTCAACTTGGGTGGATTTAAGTTGGACCGGGTTTTAGTTAAGTCTGAGCTGGAGGGGGAGAATCGAATCGGATTTAAACCAATGAACGCATTTGACTTGATATCTTTTTCAACTGGGTTGGATATGTCGGGTATGTTTGAGGAAAATGACGGGTCAGTTTTAATTGAACGGGTTGTTTCGGCGGAGGTGCCGGCAAGGATTTTGGAGAGGGTGGTGGAAATGGTGAAGGGGACAAAAGTAGTGGTGAAAAGAATGGAGAATTGTGGTGGAGCAAAGTTGGAAGGGCAAGAAGGTAATTTGATTGCTCTTGTTGTGGTTTACCGGTTAACGGATGAGTTAGTTGTAGTTGAAATGAAGAAGCGTGGAAAAGGGGAGGAATATGGCGCGCAATTgtggaaaaataaattgaaacctTTTCTTGTTGAGTTGGCTAAGAAACAGGAAGTGCCGGTTTCTCGGTGACTTCTTGTTtagtttattaaattaaattggattattattattatttggaaTCTATATTGTTTTTTGTATATGGTACCAAGTACCAACATCTTTGCATCAATAACTtccgtaaaaaaataaaataataatccattggtaacaattttttttgaagtatGATACTCACAATTTACTGGTTGTTggctttataatttttttaaggattagatatattttttgttaatttctataaaattataaaatattaagtttaaTTTCGTTATGAATTCAATTTTATTGTCTattttaatttgactttaccaaaaaaaaatagtaaatacttAATACTAACCTTTTAAGAATGTCCatttcgtaaaaaaaatgtCCATGTCATGCTGTAAACAATGAAGAGAATATCCATGTGATAAGTGAACTTTTGGTTTTTTACTTAAGAAACAAGTAGAAGGGAAAGGGACCAAATCTAAAGAGAGGAATAAGTacctttcagaaaaagaaagaggtGAATAAGTATTTAACCAAATTTAGAAGATATATCGGTCAGTTTagttgaatgaaaagaaagagaaaaaaaaaattacgaaaaTTAATAAATGGATTTAGATTAATTTTAGTCTAAGTTGATTCACTGGTTtccgtaattttttttcttccctctTTCTTTCGACTCAGTCAAACGGACTCGTGTTGAATGACATGTTGACCCTAGGGGATGACAGAAAAATCCAAACTTGAGAGATCCATCCGAACTCAAACcaaagtcaacgggcgaaactcgagttgactgagtttgggtttgggtgacacccgataatatgggtgtgggttggGTATCggtcaaactcacacccgaaactcatacactcacccgaaatattttataattacctaattatcCCCCATactctccctcaatttccttggaagaccttaattttagttgtacattaatttcttgaaagtttatgttgtaatttcttgaaagtctatgtttgaatttccttggaagaccttaattttagttgtaatttaattcaaagtctacgttgaaatttaatttcttaaatttgtaaattattttcaaatgcgCTGCAGGTTTGgatttgggtggaaaaaacccgaacccaatagGTGTGGGCGTGgatgttgttttgccacccgaacagcatttgggtttgagtgatgatatcgggtgtgagtttggtaagtgtcaaactcGCACATATGGGCGCCTGTTGCCATCCCTACTTGACCCAATATTATTTTATGTCTTTCTAATTAACTAAGGCCCTGTTTGGTTTatcttatttttgagcttatg
This genomic interval from Trifolium pratense cultivar HEN17-A07 linkage group LG6, ARS_RC_1.1, whole genome shotgun sequence contains the following:
- the LOC123888908 gene encoding CBL-interacting serine/threonine-protein kinase 14-like, which encodes MAENTQIQTQNESKRVVLFGKYEIGRLLGVGASAKVYHATNVENGKSVAVKVISKKKLINGEFAANIEREISILRRLHHPNIIDLFEVLASKSKIYFIVEFAAAGELFEEVAGKEKLTEGHARRYFRQLISAVKHCHSRGVFHRDLKLDNLLLDENDNLKVTDFGLSAVKNQIRPDGLLHTVCGTPSYVAPEILAKKGYDGAKADVWSCGVVLFALTTGYLPFNDYNITVLYRKIYRGQFRLPKEISCDLKNLLSRLLETNPKTRITVDEILEDPWFNLGGFKLDRVLVKSELEGENRIGFKPMNAFDLISFSTGLDMSGMFEENDGSVLIERVVSAEVPARILERVVEMVKGTKVVVKRMENCGGAKLEGQEGNLIALVVVYRLTDELVVVEMKKRGKGEEYGAQLWKNKLKPFLVELAKKQEVPVSR